In Limnohabitans sp. INBF002, one genomic interval encodes:
- a CDS encoding ABC transporter ATP-binding protein codes for MSAPLLHVDNLVKRFGGLAATDHATLQVKRGEIHALIGPNGAGKTTLIHQISGALPPDEGRIVFDGADLTHTAMHQRARLGLVRSYQITSVFTRLTVQDNLALAIQAGEGTSFKFWRAARSDHTRYAHAAEVAERVGLQAQLMQPAGALSHGEQRQLEVGLALATSPKLMLLDEPMAGMGPDESERMVQLLQSLRGHTTLLLVEHDMDAVFRLADTISVLVSGQVIACGTAEQIKNDAAVKRAYLGDE; via the coding sequence ATGAGTGCGCCCTTGTTGCACGTGGACAACTTGGTCAAACGTTTTGGTGGTTTGGCGGCCACTGACCATGCCACCTTGCAGGTCAAGCGCGGCGAAATTCATGCGCTCATTGGCCCCAATGGCGCGGGTAAGACCACACTGATTCACCAAATCTCGGGCGCCTTGCCGCCCGACGAAGGCCGCATTGTGTTTGACGGTGCAGACCTCACGCACACCGCTATGCACCAACGGGCACGGTTGGGTTTGGTGCGCTCGTACCAAATCACCAGCGTGTTCACTCGCCTGACAGTGCAAGACAACTTAGCTTTGGCCATTCAGGCAGGCGAGGGGACAAGCTTCAAGTTCTGGCGCGCAGCACGCAGCGACCACACGCGTTATGCGCATGCCGCCGAGGTGGCCGAGCGTGTGGGCTTGCAAGCGCAACTCATGCAGCCCGCAGGCGCGCTGTCGCATGGCGAGCAACGCCAGTTAGAGGTGGGCTTGGCATTGGCCACTTCACCGAAGTTGATGCTGCTCGATGAACCCATGGCAGGCATGGGCCCCGATGAATCTGAACGCATGGTGCAACTGCTACAAAGCCTGCGCGGCCACACCACGCTGCTGCTGGTCGAGCACGACATGGATGCCGTGTTTCGTTTGGCTGACACCATCTCGGTGCTGGTGTCGGGCCAAGTCATTGCGTGTGGCACGGCAGAGCAGATTAAAAACGACGCGGCTGTGAAGCGCGCTTACCTGGGCGACGAATAA
- a CDS encoding branched-chain amino acid ABC transporter permease: protein MANSSSSTSLDHALQWRWSVPALLLLVALPFIANAAGEGFYIALASRILIFALAATSLNFILGFGGMVSFGHAAFVGVGAYSVAILTQMGITDAWLLWPAAMVVSALFALLIGAISLRTQGVYFIMITLAFAQMIYYLTISIKAYGGDDGLSLAARSQIPWVDINDDTTFYYVVLAVCVAAIYAVARVLNARFGHVLQAIRENEVRMQALGYAVYRYKLAAFVMAGALAGLAGALLANQGGFVSPALMQWSQSGLLMMMVILGGVGHLYGGVWGAVVFLLLEEALSHFTIHWQLGLGALLLAVVLLAPNGLTSVLQRLQRKDPP from the coding sequence ATGGCTAATTCGTCTTCAAGCACCTCGCTCGACCACGCCTTGCAGTGGCGCTGGAGCGTGCCTGCGCTGCTGCTGTTGGTGGCCTTGCCTTTCATCGCTAACGCTGCAGGCGAGGGTTTTTACATTGCCTTGGCCAGTCGCATTTTGATTTTTGCGTTGGCGGCGACCAGCCTCAATTTCATTTTGGGTTTTGGTGGCATGGTCAGCTTTGGCCATGCCGCGTTTGTGGGCGTGGGCGCGTACAGCGTGGCCATCCTCACACAAATGGGCATCACCGACGCGTGGCTGTTGTGGCCTGCAGCGATGGTGGTGAGCGCCTTGTTTGCTTTGCTGATTGGCGCAATCAGCCTGCGCACACAAGGCGTGTACTTCATCATGATCACGCTTGCGTTTGCCCAGATGATTTACTACCTCACCATTTCTATCAAAGCGTATGGCGGTGACGATGGGTTGTCATTGGCCGCTCGTTCGCAAATTCCGTGGGTCGACATCAATGACGACACCACGTTTTATTACGTGGTGCTGGCTGTGTGTGTGGCTGCTATCTATGCCGTGGCTCGTGTGCTGAACGCACGCTTTGGTCACGTACTGCAAGCCATTCGCGAGAACGAGGTGCGCATGCAAGCCTTGGGCTATGCGGTGTACCGCTACAAGTTGGCTGCGTTTGTGATGGCGGGTGCCTTGGCCGGTTTGGCTGGTGCGCTATTGGCCAACCAAGGTGGCTTTGTCAGCCCCGCGCTCATGCAGTGGAGCCAATCAGGCCTCTTGATGATGATGGTCATCTTGGGCGGCGTGGGCCATTTGTATGGCGGTGTGTGGGGTGCGGTGGTGTTCTTGCTGTTGGAAGAAGCCTTGAGCCACTTCACCATCCATTGGCAGCTTGGCCTAGGTGCATTGCTCTTGGCCGTGGTGCTGCTGGCGCCCAATGGCTTGACCAGTGTGTTGCAACGCCTGCAACGAAAGGACCCACCATGA
- a CDS encoding class 1 fructose-bisphosphatase — translation MSVSLTRYLVEQQRAKGLIPSELRLLLEVVARACKSISHAVNKGALGSELGDVMGSAGSENVQGEVQKKLDIIANDVLIEANEWGGHLAAMASEEMDSIHVVPNRYPQGEYLLMFDPLDGSSNIEVNVSIGTIFSVLKKVDPSKGVSEDDFLQPGTQQVAAGYCVYGPQTTLVLTVGDGVAMFTLDREQGSFVLTQENVRIPADTKEFAINMSNMRHWDEPVKRYIDECLQGEEGPRGKNFNMRWIASMVADVHRILTRGGVFMYPWDKREPGKAGKLRLMYEANPMSWLVEQAGGASTNGKQRILDIQPTELHQRVSVILGSKNEVERVTSYHTQK, via the coding sequence ATGTCTGTATCTCTTACCCGCTATCTGGTCGAACAACAACGCGCCAAAGGCCTCATCCCGTCTGAGCTGCGCTTGCTGCTTGAAGTTGTGGCACGTGCTTGCAAGAGCATCAGCCATGCCGTGAACAAAGGTGCCTTGGGCAGCGAACTCGGCGACGTCATGGGCTCAGCCGGCAGCGAAAACGTGCAAGGCGAAGTACAAAAGAAACTCGACATCATCGCCAACGATGTGTTGATTGAAGCCAACGAATGGGGCGGCCACTTGGCCGCGATGGCGTCCGAAGAAATGGACAGCATCCACGTCGTGCCCAACCGCTACCCCCAAGGCGAATACCTGTTGATGTTTGACCCACTCGATGGCTCAAGCAACATCGAAGTCAACGTGAGCATTGGCACCATCTTCAGCGTGCTCAAAAAAGTGGACCCCAGCAAAGGCGTGAGCGAAGACGACTTCTTGCAGCCCGGCACCCAACAGGTGGCCGCAGGCTACTGCGTGTACGGCCCACAAACCACCTTGGTGCTGACCGTGGGAGACGGTGTGGCCATGTTCACCTTGGACCGCGAACAAGGCTCGTTTGTGTTGACCCAAGAGAACGTGCGCATCCCTGCTGACACCAAAGAGTTCGCCATCAACATGAGCAACATGCGCCACTGGGACGAGCCCGTGAAGCGCTACATCGACGAGTGCTTGCAAGGTGAAGAAGGTCCACGCGGCAAAAACTTCAACATGCGTTGGATTGCCTCCATGGTGGCCGACGTGCACCGCATCTTGACCCGCGGCGGCGTGTTCATGTACCCCTGGGACAAGCGCGAGCCAGGCAAAGCCGGCAAGCTGCGCCTGATGTACGAAGCCAATCCCATGAGCTGGTTGGTCGAGCAAGCCGGTGGTGCCTCCACCAACGGCAAACAACGCATCTTGGACATTCAACCCACTGAGCTGCACCAACGTGTGAGCGTCATCTTGGGCTCCAAGAACGAAGTGGAACGCGTGACCAGCTATCACACGCAAAAGTAA
- a CDS encoding ABC transporter ATP-binding protein, producing MSALLEVHDLHSGYGSSQVLFGISLSIEVGGVSTLLGRNGMGKTTTVRSILGLTPAMAGTVRFCGERVEGHSPDRIARMGLAVVPEGRQIFPTLSVQENLLAFSANRNSSANPWTLARVYQLFPRLAERHRHMGNQLSGGEQQMLAIGRALMTNPHLLVLDEATEGLAPLVREDIWRCLHTLRAEGQSILVIDKYVQKLVKLADQHTIIERGQVVWQGASAALEADHSLWHRYIGV from the coding sequence ATGAGCGCCTTGTTAGAAGTTCACGACTTGCACAGCGGCTACGGTAGTAGCCAAGTGTTGTTTGGCATCAGCCTCAGCATTGAAGTGGGTGGCGTGTCTACCTTGCTGGGCCGCAACGGCATGGGCAAAACCACGACAGTGCGTTCTATCTTGGGCCTCACACCTGCGATGGCAGGCACCGTGCGTTTTTGTGGCGAGCGTGTCGAGGGGCACAGCCCTGACCGCATTGCACGCATGGGGTTGGCGGTGGTGCCTGAAGGTCGACAAATTTTCCCGACGCTCTCGGTGCAAGAAAACCTGTTGGCCTTTTCGGCCAACCGCAACAGCAGTGCCAACCCGTGGACGCTAGCGCGTGTGTACCAGTTGTTCCCGCGTTTGGCTGAACGCCATCGCCACATGGGCAACCAACTCTCGGGTGGAGAGCAACAAATGCTCGCCATTGGCCGAGCCCTCATGACCAACCCCCATTTGTTGGTACTCGACGAAGCCACCGAAGGCTTGGCCCCGCTGGTGCGTGAAGACATTTGGCGCTGCTTGCACACTTTGCGCGCCGAGGGCCAAAGTATTTTGGTCATCGACAAGTATGTGCAAAAGCTGGTCAAGCTCGCCGACCAACACACCATCATCGAACGTGGGCAAGTGGTGTGGCAGGGTGCGTCTGCTGCGCTGGAGGCGGACCACAGTTTGTGGCATCGCTACATCGGGGTTTGA
- a CDS encoding branched-chain amino acid ABC transporter permease, protein MDGILLFEQSLNGLQFGLMLFLLAAGLTLVFGIMDMINLAHGSLYMVGAYLIATVAAATDSFWLGLGAGVAGAALFGVLLEVSILRRLYERDHLSQVLGTFAILLMCNETVRLIWGAQPITLNPPAALSGPVELVSGFFYPAYRLFIIGVGLAVALFLYVLITRTRVGMQVRAGAANREMALAMGSNVTRLFTAVFGVGAALCAIAGGMLGPLLAVQVGMGESILILAFVVIVIGGIGSIRGAFLGAMLVGVVDTAGRTLVPMVFDSLLSAEAASSAGPAVASILIYMLMATVLFFKPRGLFPTHG, encoded by the coding sequence ATGGATGGTATTTTGCTGTTTGAGCAGTCGCTCAACGGCTTGCAGTTTGGGTTGATGTTGTTCTTGCTGGCCGCGGGCTTGACGCTCGTGTTCGGCATCATGGACATGATCAACCTCGCGCATGGCTCGCTCTACATGGTGGGCGCCTACCTCATTGCCACGGTGGCTGCGGCCACCGATTCTTTTTGGCTAGGACTAGGCGCTGGTGTGGCAGGTGCTGCGCTGTTTGGCGTGTTGCTCGAAGTTTCCATCTTGCGTCGCCTGTATGAGCGTGACCACCTCTCGCAAGTGCTGGGCACCTTTGCCATCCTCTTGATGTGTAACGAAACCGTGCGCTTGATTTGGGGTGCGCAACCCATCACGCTCAACCCACCGGCTGCACTCAGCGGCCCTGTAGAGTTGGTGAGTGGTTTCTTTTATCCGGCTTATCGCTTGTTCATCATCGGCGTGGGTTTGGCTGTGGCTTTGTTTTTGTATGTGCTCATCACGCGCACACGCGTGGGCATGCAAGTGCGTGCAGGCGCGGCCAACCGTGAAATGGCTTTGGCCATGGGCAGCAACGTGACGCGTTTGTTCACTGCCGTGTTTGGTGTGGGCGCTGCGCTGTGTGCGATTGCAGGTGGCATGCTGGGGCCACTGCTGGCCGTGCAAGTGGGCATGGGCGAGAGCATTTTGATTTTGGCCTTTGTGGTCATCGTCATCGGCGGCATTGGCTCGATTCGCGGTGCGTTCTTGGGCGCGATGTTGGTGGGCGTGGTGGACACGGCAGGGCGCACCTTGGTGCCCATGGTGTTTGATTCGCTGCTCAGCGCCGAGGCCGCATCGAGTGCGGGCCCTGCTGTGGCGTCTATCTTGATTTACATGCTCATGGCGACCGTTTTGTTTTTCAAGCCGCGTGGTTTGTTTCCTACCCACGGCTAA
- a CDS encoding type II toxin-antitoxin system RelE/ParE family toxin, with translation MIKSFRHKGLQRFFETGSKAGIQASHATKLRLQLAALDQATSPEDLSAPSWALHPLKGDLKKHWAVTVNGNWRMVFTFEGTDAVLVDYMDYH, from the coding sequence ATGATCAAAAGTTTCAGACACAAAGGTTTGCAACGGTTTTTTGAAACCGGTAGCAAAGCAGGCATACAAGCCTCTCATGCAACCAAGCTTCGACTTCAGCTGGCGGCGCTTGATCAGGCAACAAGTCCAGAAGACCTGTCTGCACCGTCATGGGCCCTACACCCGTTGAAGGGCGACCTGAAAAAGCATTGGGCCGTGACAGTGAATGGCAATTGGCGCATGGTGTTCACGTTTGAAGGTACGGATGCTGTGTTGGTTGACTACATGGATTACCACTGA
- a CDS encoding HigA family addiction module antitoxin, protein MTRMHNPPHPGEVLREYLGDITVTEAASKLNVNRVTLSRVVSGSSGISADMAYRLASAFGTSPELWAGMQLQYDLHMASKMKRPKIQRLALAA, encoded by the coding sequence ATGACAAGAATGCACAACCCTCCTCACCCAGGGGAAGTCCTTCGGGAATATTTGGGTGACATTACTGTGACCGAAGCAGCCTCCAAACTGAATGTCAATCGCGTCACGCTGTCGCGCGTTGTCTCGGGCAGCTCTGGCATATCCGCCGATATGGCTTATCGCCTAGCTAGCGCGTTTGGCACAAGTCCCGAGTTGTGGGCAGGTATGCAGCTGCAATACGATTTGCACATGGCCAGCAAGATGAAGCGTCCGAAGATTCAGAGGTTGGCACTGGCTGCATAA